The region GGACACTCTCCTGATTAATATTTTTTTTATTCTCTGCAATAATGAGATTTTTCTCTTTTTTAGTTTTAAGTCCTTGAAACAAATCAAAGTTTTTGTTAATTTTCTCGAGATTTGATATTGATTGATTAAAGTCATTTGGCAAAAACTTAGCTGCCAATTCTGAATTATTAGCTATCAAAATCAAAGGTGGGCAAGCAATATTTGTAAAAACCTTTCTGAATTTTAAAAAATGTTTTTGCATAGTCTTTTTTTAATATGGCGAAAGAAGCATTATTCTTTAAATTGAGTTAAATGAAATTGTTTATTCTTCGGTTAATTTCACTATAAGCTTCAATAAAACCGCCTAAGTCATTTCTAAATCTATCTTTGTCTAGGCTTACAATCATATCATTTTTTTGATCGAGATCCCACAATCTACAATTATCGGGACTTATTTCATCCCCAAGAAGTATATTGTTCTTTAAATCATAACCAAATTCCAACTTGAAATCTACGAGATTTAGCTGAATGTTTCTAAAAAAACTCTTGAGGATTTTATTAATTTTTAAGGTTAAATTTATTACGTAATCTAAATCTTTAGCGCTTAATATGTTCATTAATTGAATCCTGTCTTTTGTGATTAGCGGATCATTAAGTGCATCATTTTTAAGGTAGATATCAATTAATGGCTTTTCTAGTACAGTGCCTGGTTTAATATTTGTTTGTTTACATAAAGATCCATAAGCTGTATTTCTCAGAACAATTTCTAAGGGAATTACTTTTATTTTTTGTGCAATCATTGTATTTTCATTTTTAAGTTTAATAAAATGAGTAGGGATATTTTTCTTGATTAGAAGTTCAAAAATTCTTGCACTTATTTGACAATTAAGCCTTCCTTTACCTTCAAATTTAGCTTTTTTCAATGCATTAAATGCTGTAGCATCGTCCTTAAATTCAATTATTACTTTATCTGAATCATCATGAGTAAAAACTTTTTTTGCTTTGCCTTCATAAATAAGTTCATATTTATTATTCATAAATTTAGGGCCTCATTTTATTACTAAAATTTAAATTTGTAATTAACATATTTATTAGAGATCAATTTTTCAGATTAGTTTATTACATTTTAACTGATTATTCATCGAAACCTCATAACCTTCAAAATACAAACTTATGAGTATTAATTCAACAAGTTCTAAGAGTTTAAATAGACTTGAAAATGTTTTAATAATTGGAAATGGAGGAAGAGAAAACTCTTTGGCTTGGGCTATTCAAAAAAATGATTTAGTCAAAAAAGTTTATTTAATCCCAGGAAATGCTGGATCAGAAAGAATTGATAAATGTGAAAGATTAAAAATTGATATTAATAAACAAAATGAATTAGTTGAAAAGCTTTATTTTTTGAAAATAGATTTGATTGTAATTGGACCAGAAATCCCTCTTGCAAACGGACTAGCCGATTATCTCCGCGAAAAAGACTTTAAAGTATTTGGCCCTGGCAGAGATGGAGCAAAATTGGAATATAGCAAATCTTGGGCCAAGGAGTTTATGCAAGACGCAAATATTCCGACTGCAAAATTTTGGAAAGTAAATTCTTTTGAGGAAGCAAAAAAAATTATCTATTCATCCTCTATACCACTTGTAGTGAAAGTGGATGGATTAGCTTCAGGAAAGGGTGTTTTTATTCCCGAATCAACAAAAGAGTGTCTTGAAGCAGCAGAATCAATCTTCAACGGTAAATTTGGTAACACCAATAATTTAGTAGTCTTAGAGGAAAAAATTAAAGGTCCGGAAGTTTCAGTTTTTGCGCTATGCGATGGGAAGAAATACGTAATACTTCCGTCCGCACAAGATCATAAACGTCTAAATGAGAAAGACAAAGGTCCAAATACAGGAGGGATGGGAGCATATTCCCCAGCTCCTCTCTTAACAGATTTTTACCTTGATAAAATAATTAAAGAGATAATTGAACCAACAATAGAAGAATTAAATAAAAAAAATATTGACTATAGAGGAGTAATTTATTTTGGATTAATGATCACAGAATCTGGGCCCAAAGTTATAGAATATAACTGTAGATTTGGAGATCCAGAATGCCAAACAATAATGCCTTTGATGGATCAAAATTTTGTATTTCTTCTAGAAAAATGCTCGATGGGAAATTTAAGTAATGATGAAAAAATTAAAACCTCAAATAAGGTCAGTGGTTGTGTAATAGCAACCTCAGAGGGTTACCCTAACGAATATAGAACTGGCTTGCCAATAAAAATAGGAGAAATTGACTCTTGCAATTGTCAAGTTTTCGACTCAGGCACCTCACTAAGTAAAAATGGGGAATTATTAACTGATGGTGGAAGAGTCTTAAGTATTGTCTGTCAAGATAAAAATTTCGATATTGTTTTTGAAAAGGCATATAAAAATTTAAAAAAAATACATTTTGATGGCATCTACTATAGAAATGACATAGGCCACCAAGTGAGAAAAAACCTTTCTGAGGAGAATTAGGCTTATGAAAGATACCAATAATCAAGAAAATAGTGGTTATCACATAGCCGATAACAAAGATATTAATAATAACTATTGGATTAATAGGCTTTTTGCCTGGTGGAGTGGGTTTAGTTTAAGAACAAAATTATTAGCGA is a window of Prochlorococcus marinus XMU1419 DNA encoding:
- the purC gene encoding phosphoribosylaminoimidazolesuccinocarboxamide synthase; this encodes MNNKYELIYEGKAKKVFTHDDSDKVIIEFKDDATAFNALKKAKFEGKGRLNCQISARIFELLIKKNIPTHFIKLKNENTMIAQKIKVIPLEIVLRNTAYGSLCKQTNIKPGTVLEKPLIDIYLKNDALNDPLITKDRIQLMNILSAKDLDYVINLTLKINKILKSFFRNIQLNLVDFKLEFGYDLKNNILLGDEISPDNCRLWDLDQKNDMIVSLDKDRFRNDLGGFIEAYSEINRRINNFI
- the purD gene encoding phosphoribosylamine--glycine ligase: MSINSTSSKSLNRLENVLIIGNGGRENSLAWAIQKNDLVKKVYLIPGNAGSERIDKCERLKIDINKQNELVEKLYFLKIDLIVIGPEIPLANGLADYLREKDFKVFGPGRDGAKLEYSKSWAKEFMQDANIPTAKFWKVNSFEEAKKIIYSSSIPLVVKVDGLASGKGVFIPESTKECLEAAESIFNGKFGNTNNLVVLEEKIKGPEVSVFALCDGKKYVILPSAQDHKRLNEKDKGPNTGGMGAYSPAPLLTDFYLDKIIKEIIEPTIEELNKKNIDYRGVIYFGLMITESGPKVIEYNCRFGDPECQTIMPLMDQNFVFLLEKCSMGNLSNDEKIKTSNKVSGCVIATSEGYPNEYRTGLPIKIGEIDSCNCQVFDSGTSLSKNGELLTDGGRVLSIVCQDKNFDIVFEKAYKNLKKIHFDGIYYRNDIGHQVRKNLSEEN